The following coding sequences are from one Acipenser ruthenus chromosome 7, fAciRut3.2 maternal haplotype, whole genome shotgun sequence window:
- the LOC131737615 gene encoding uncharacterized protein LOC131737615, whose translation MTLTWNMQDPKINLYWDFQLLTGDRPSELSLLLASGNALKLYHNLIPYRATINQALGPELGTRWSDKGLRAVLCDNGDSIKRTKYLTTHDLLRVVDDKYEIMQQKLYTEMLEDHYGCSSWEAMLGWQQEKKLVELQALTEHAFINNDSISLSELPGAFRLYRSSNRLVLLGFPENVDSSSILEWTAVYNLKELHKNYQEEKASLKKKLAFNSKSNFDESAWTLLHFYLQATTLKAKRQRYFQTAVLASHQCWDKWPEVKSSHLEELARHWLTEVGLTSWDKSLKKNSDYSMQQTALESLMARQEWEREYLIKLLHSITPEDLRISQNTKQEQNLEPFIGLSKLPGDSLLESADVFRKGCALKLREVRTALEETAQEAMWGDCAACVLTELIQQQEQELNSTMKALVDMVDNGALNTSLSATNHSAP comes from the exons ATGACGCTAACATGGAATATGCAAGATCCAAAAATCAAT CTCTACTGGGATTTTCAGCTTTTGACTGGAGACAGACCCAGTGAGCTGTCCCTCCTGTTAGCAAGTGGGAATGCCCTGAAATTATACCACAATCTTATTCCATACAGGGCAACCATCAACCAGGCTCTAGGTCCTGAGTTAGGAACAAG GTGGTCAGATAAAGGACTGAGAGCTGTCCTATGTGACAATGGAGACAGTATAAAGAGGACAAAATATTTGACAACTCATGACCTGCTTCGAGTAGTGGATGATAAATATGAAATTATGCAGCAAAAACTTTACACAGAAATGCTGGAAGACCACTATG GTTGCTCCTCATGGGAGGCCATGTTAGGATGGCAACAGGAGAAGAAACTGGTGGAGTTGCAGGCTTTAACAGAACATGCCTTCATAAACAATGACAGTATCTCTCTTTCAGAGCTGCCAGGAGCCTTTAGACTTTACAG AAGTTCAAACAGACTGGTATTATTGGGCTTCCCTGAAAATGTGGATTCCTCTAGCATATTGGAATGGACAGCCGTGTACAACCTCAAGGAGCTTCACAAAAACTACCAGGAGGAGAAGGCCTCTCTGAAGAAGAAACTGGCATTCAACAGCAAAAG CAACTTTGATGAGTCAGCTTGGACGCTGCTTCACTTTTACCTGCAAGCAACCACCCTGAAGGCAAAAAGGCAAAGGTATTTCCAGACTGCTGTTTTAGCATCGCATCAGTGCTGGGACAAATG GCCTGAGGTCAAATCGTCTCACCTAGAAGAGCTGGCTCGACACTGGCTCACGGAAGTCGGTCTGACAAGCTGGgacaagagtttaaaaaaaaattcagactACTCAATGCag cAAACAGCTTTGGAATCACTAATGGCCAGGCAAGAATGGGAAAGGGAATATCTTATAAAGCTACTGCACAGCATTACCCCCGAGGACCTTCGGatatcacaaaatacaaaacaagaacaGAACCTTGAGCCTTTCATAGGACTTTCTAAACTACCTGGAG ATAGTCTATTGGAATCTGCAGATGTCTTCAGAAAAGGGTGTGCCTTGAAGCTGAGAGAAGTTAGGACTGCCCTCGAGGAAACAGCACAGGAAGCAATGTGGGGAGATTGTGCTGCCTGTGTATTGACTGAGCTAATACAGCAACAAGAACAGGAGCTCAACAGTACAATGAAGGCTCTGGTAGACATGGTAGATAATGGGGCGTTAAACACTTCATTAAGTGCTACTAATCATTCTGCACCTTGA
- the LOC117414760 gene encoding protein ATP6V1FNB-like: protein MAREVSMTSQRQGFWKEALLKETSIRLAWHRDIGKKYAKTATRRTHDIKTVLPTIPVIKKQEIKEKDVAEKLRLVQEKMKPVDDLVEMRPVSAETKVVLYHGFSKDETGRHKYLQKRKLKKPEEKYTYPLTSNWAYGWDQGHMEKTYVPPHGKSRIVQDTFLRKSGVFSGSF, encoded by the exons AGGCACTGTTAAAGGAAACATCGATCAGACTTGCATGGCATAGAGACATAGGAAAAAAGTACGCGAAAACTGCGACAAGAAGAACCCACGACATTAAAACCGTACTGCCTACGATTCCTGTTATTAAAAAGCAAGAGATAAAAGAAAAGGATGTTGCTGAGAAACTTCGTTTAGTGCAGGaaaaaatgaaacctgttgaCGATCTTGTAGAAATGAGACCAGTTTCTGCGGAAACGAAGGTGGTGCTTTATCACGGGTTCTCCAAAGATGAGACGGGCAGGCACAAATACctccaaaaaagaaaactgaagaaACCTGAAGAGAAATACACCTACCCACTGACCTCTAACTGGGCGTATGGCTGGGATCAAG GCCATATGGAAAAAACATATGTTCCACCCCACGGAAAGTCACGCATTGTTCAAGATACCTTTTTAAGAAAAAGTGGGGTCTTCTCAGGATCTTTTTAG
- the LOC131737543 gene encoding uncharacterized protein LOC131737543 — translation MQLLFSLLTQQPLPARKNEDAEVCGGGDSSEDMYGVMDPSSVGIQETLNETNENKQDHSLHLERKELCSECGNVFSAEEVPYLEVLCAADSNKGQNRLDEVCIEGEVEKNEDNTSYEKQGSLIAVAWSKQTEATTEMEKTTLEHETEDTKETETNELPIEEKQEQPAPESRNLSDSDFIKGGLQVEDAQEMAINKAGSFEPAGTSGVQRERSIVHISEMEREETMRSLVDLQRKAESKRQRDKERQMLRVQERLSILRNRKSDEDLLGNKQGDGLKHLTENLKKEDKSRQKTLVRQKLEQVRRERTHIMQSKRDRNTAGFKELLDPVVHSNLTRQEDVKEQKESV, via the exons ATGCAGCTATTGTTCTCACTGCTAACTCAACAGCCCTTACCTGCCAGAAAAAATGAGGACGCAGAG GTTTGTGGAGGGGGTGACTCCAGTGAGGATATGTATGGAGTGATGGATCCCAGTTCTGTGGGTATTCAGGAGACTCTGAATGAGACAAATGAAAACAAGCAGGATCACTCACTCCACCTAGAAAGAAAAGAACTCTGctctg AATGTGGAAATGTTTTTAGTGCTGAAGAAGTTCCCTATCTAGAAGTATTATGTGCAGCAGACTCCAACAAGGGGCAGAACAGATTAGATGAGGTTTGTATAGAAGGAGAGGTGGAGAAGAATGAAGATAACACCAGCTATGAAAAACAAGGCTCGCTTATTGCTGTTGCATGGAGCAAACAAACAGAGGCAACCACAGAAATGGAG AAAACTACTTTAGAACATGAAACTGAAGACACCAAAGAGACAGAGACAAATGAACTACCCATTGAAGAGAAGCAAGAACAGCCGGCTCCTGAATCTAGGAATTTGAGCGATTCTGATTTTATTAAAGGGGGTCTACAAGTGGAAGATGCACAGGAAATGGCAATTAACAAAGCAGGCTCTTTTGAACCA GCTGGGACTAGTGGTGTCCAGCGTGAGAGGTCTATAGTCCACATTTCTGAGATGGAGAGGGAGGAAACCATGAGAAGCTTGGTGGACTTACAGAGAAAAGCTGAAAGTAAGCGTCAAAGAGACAAGGAAAGACAGATGCTAAGG GTTCAGGAACGCTTGTCCATTTTACGAAATAGAAAATCTGATGAAGATCTGCTGGGGAACAAGCAAGGAGACGGACTCAAGCACCTCACTGAAAACCTGAAGAAG gaAGACAAAAGCCGTCAGAAAACTTTAGTAAGACAGAAGCTGGAGCAAGTACGACGTGAGAGGACACATATCATGCAGTCAAAGAGAGACAG GAACACAGCTGGTTTTAAGGAGCTTTTGGATCCAGTAGTACACAGTAATCTAACACGTCAGGAAGATGTCAAAGAACAGAAAGAAAGTGTTTA G